The nucleotide window GATTGAGGATGCCTGCTCTCCGCAGGCAGTTGAACGTGCGCTGCGAGAAGTCCATCTCCTCGATCTTGAGCTCTGGAATGTTCGCCAGTTCGCTGGGCACTTCCTCCTCTTCCTCGACGTCCACGGGCAGGCCGGCCTTGCCCAGCTCGAAGAACAGCTTGAGGTACCGATCCAAGATGTTCGCCGCCTGCGTGACGGCGTCGTTCGGCGCTACCGCGCCGTTGGTCCAAACCTCCAGGATCAAACGTTCATAGTCGGTTCGAGTGCCAACGCGCGTCTGCTCGACGATGTAATTGACCTTCTTGACCGGCGTAAACTGAGAACCCGTTGGAATGACACCGATCATGCCCTTGAACTTCTCCTGCCGCTCGGGCAGCACATAGCCGGTGCCGTAGCCGACGTAAAGCTCTGCTCTGAGGCTAGAGCGCTTGTCGCCGATGGTCGCGATGTAGCAGTCCGGGTTCGCGATCTCAACGCCCTCGGGGCAGACGATATCGGCGCCGGTGACCCGGCCAGTTCCCTTGACGTCGATCTTTAGAGTGATCTCTTCAGGCGGGGTGTCCTCAAATTCGACCTTGATCGCCAGCTCTCGCAGGTTTAGAAGAAGCTCCGTAGTGTCCTCTCTGACTCCGGGAATCGGCGCAAACTCGTGCAAGACCTTCTCTATCTTGACGGCGACCACCGCGGCGCCGTAGATTGAACTTAAGAGCACACGACGCAGCCCGTTGCCGATCGTCTGCCCATAACCCCTTTCGAGCGGTTCCAGAACGAACTTCGTGTAGGTGTCTGTCGATTCTAACGTGTGGATATACGGCATGTTCTCTGGCTAATCTCGGCTCCTGTCAGACACGGCGTTTCTTTGGCGGCTTGCACCCGTTGTGGGCGACCGGCGTCACGTCGCAGATGGTTTTCACTTGCAGCCCGTTCAGGAAGAGCGAGCGGATCGCTGTCTCCCGGCCCTGTCCAGGCCCAGAGACGAATACATCGATTGACTTCATACCGTGCGCCGCAGCCTTCCTGGCGCTGTCCTCGGCAGCAAGCTGCGCGGCGAACGGCGTGCCCTTCCTGCTGCCTTTGAAACCGACGATCCCTGAGCTTGACCAGCAAAGCACGTTTCCGAGCGGATCGGTGATCGTCACGATCGTGTTGTTGAAGGTCGCGTGGACGTGGGCGTGCCCGTGGGCTACCTGCCGCTTGTCCTTTTGCTTCCCTCTGGATGAACTCTTTCTTGCCATGCGTGATCAATAACCTTGCTACTTCGTAACTTTCTTCCTGCCGGCAACGGTTTTCGCCTTGCCTTTGCGAGTTCGAGCGTTGCTGCGGGTGTTCTGGCCGCGGACGGGCAAGCCGCGACGATGGCGCAGTCCGCGGTACGAACCGATCTCGATCAGCCTGCGAATGTTCGAATAAATCTCACGGCGCAAATCGCCTTCGACTTGGTAGTCGGCGTCGATGACGTTTCGAAGGCTAGCGATCTGGTCGTCCGACATATCTTTCACTCGGATCGTCGGATCGAGGCCTGCCTTCTCGACGATTTCGCTTGAGTGTTTGGGCCCGATCCCGTATATGCTGCGCAACGCGTAAAGAATCGTCTTGCCTCTCGGTAGATCAACACCCGCTATTCGCGCCATTCTCTTGCAATAACTCCTATCCCTGCCGCTGCTTATGTTTCGGGTTCACACAGAGAACCCGAACGACGCCGTTGCGCTTGATGATCTTGCACTTGTCGCAAATCTTCTTAACGCTGGCTCTAACTTTCATATCTCGATCAAACCTCGCACACGTGAACCGTAGTCCCGTTCCTCAACGTCCTATATTCACGCAAGCTAGACTGACGCCAAGCCAACTGTGGGCTTGGCGCAAGGGGTAATTATACCAACCAGTCAGGCTGAAACGCCACCAGTGGACCCGGTTCGACGCCCGTTTCCCGCTCGTTGGCTGATAATCGACCGTTGAACCTAGTTTCGGAACCGATAGACGATGCGAGCCCGGTTCAGATCGTATGGGGAAATCAACACCTTCACGCGGTCGCCCCTCAAGATTCGAATCCAGTGCCTGCGCATCTTGCCGCTGACGTAGGCGAGGATCTCGCTGTCCGTTTCGTTGAGCTTGACTCTAAACTGGGCGTTCGGCAGGTTCTCCAGCACCACGCCCTCCAATTCAATACCCTCCTCCTTGTCGGAAGACGCATCTGGAGATTTGGACTCAAAACTCCTTCGCCTTCGCTTGCCGCCTCCGGGTCTGCCGCGACCTCGACCGCCTCTGCCTCGTCTTGCCATATGCTGAAAATGACCTCAAGCTTCCGGAAGCGTCAAAATCTCCGGCCCGTCGGCAGTGATGGCAACCGTATGCTCGAAGTGAGCCGAGAGTTTACCGTCAGCCGTCACGATCGTCCAGCCATCCGCCAAAGTATTGACCTTGTACGTGCCTTCGTTCACCATCGGCTCGATGCAGATCGTCATGCCCGACTGAAGCCGAATGCCCTTGCCAGCCTTGCCGTAGTTCGGAACGCTCGGCTCTTCGTGCAGGTCTCGGCCGATGCCGTGACCGACCATCTCCCGCACTACCTGGTAGCCGTTGTTCTCGACGTACTTCTGCACGGTCGCTCCGATGTCCCCGAGGCGATTCCCCTCGCGAGCCTTGGCGATCCCTTGGGACAGGCTTTCGCGGGTGACGTTGAGCAGACGTTGCGCAGAGTCTGAAATCTCACCGACCGCGAAGGTCCAGGCGCTGTCCGCGTGCCAGCCGTCACGAATCACGCCGAAGTCAAGGCCGACTACGTCTCCGGACTTCAGCTCGTATTCGTCCGGTATGCCGTGTATAACCACATTGTTTACGGAGATGCACGACGCAGCGGGGTACCCGCGATACCCTTTGAAGCTTGGCAGGCATCCGGCTTCGACGATGAGGCGCTCCGCGAGTCGATTCAGCTTAGACAGGGTTACGCCCGGCTCGATTAGCTCAGACACCTCGCGCATCGTACTGGCCAGCACTTTGCCGGCCTCGCGCATCTTGGCGATCTCGGAGTCTGACTTGAGGGTAATCATCGTTTGATCGCCTTCAAGATTCCGGCATATACATCCTCCACCGGCTGATTCCCGTCGACCTTGTGGAAGCACCCGAGTTCGGAGTAGTGTCGAATGACCGGCTCTGTCTGTCGTGCGAAGACGTCTAGGCGGTGAATGATCGTCTCCGACATATCGTCCTGACGTCCTCTTGCCAGCAGCCGATCAACAACGACCTGTTCAGGTATCTCCAGGGCTATAACGCCGTCGAGTTTTATCCCGATCTCCTCCAGCACTTTGTCTAGAGCGATAGCTTGGCGCTTTGTGCGCGGAAAGCCGTCCAAGATGAATCCGTACTTCTTGGCGTCTTCGGAGTCCAGTCGGCTGCGGACCATCTTGATCGTGATCTCATCGGGCACGAGGTTTCCGGACTTGATATACCGCTGCGCCTCCAGTCCGAGATCGGTGCCCTTCTCGATCTCCGCCCGGAAGATGTCTCCGGTCGAAATGTGCTTGAGGTGCAACCGCTCTTGCAGCAACTCGGCCTGGGTCCCCTTGCCGCCCCCTGGGGGGCCAATCAGGATGAGGCTAATGGGCACGGCTACGACTCGTACTGTCTGATCAGAATGCTCGCTTCGATCTGGCGCATCGTCTCGAGCGCCACGCTGACCATGATCAGCAGCGATGTACCGCCGATCAAGCCGAGATTCGGAATGTTGGCGATCAGCGGGAATACGAATTGGGTCAGTGCAACGATCGAGAGGAAGAGCGCACCGACGAACGTCACCTTTGAAACGACCCCGTCGAGAAACTCCTTCGTCTGCTTGCCGGGCCGAACGCCAGGTATGTACGAACCGCCTCGCTTCAGGTTGTTCGCGATGTCTTCGACGTTATATGTCATCGCGTTCCAGAAATACGTGAAGAAGAAGATCAGGGCCATATAGACGCCAGCGCCGATCCACCCCTCCCAGCGAGTGAAGTCCGGTCGGAAGAAGTCCCCGATCGTCGAAAGTATGTTGTTGGCAACGCTATCGGGTGGGAACGCCACGGAGAATTGCGCTGGCATATAGATGAGCGCGATCGCGAAGATCACCGGGATTACGCCAGCCATGTTCACCGAAATCGGCAGGTAGCTAGTACGACCGCCCATGGCGCGTGTGCCCATATTCCTGCGCATGTGTTGGATCGGGATACGACGCTGGGCGATCGTGAACATGACGATGAACCAGGTCGTAGCGATGAACATCACGACGATCAGCACCGCTTGCCACCAGGCAACGACGCCGTTGGCCACGCCCGTGCTGACGAGCTGTGCGACGCTGGGCAGCGAGATAACGATACCGGCAAAAATCATCAGCGAAATACCGTTCCCGATTCCTTTCTCGCTGACCTGTTCGCCGAGCCAGAGCAAGAACATCGCCCCTGCAAGCCAGAACACGGCTACCTCGAACTTGACCATCGGACTCAGCGCCTCGATTGATGGGACCGACGAGGCCATGAACTGCAGTAGGCTGAATCCTTGCACGAGGCAGAGCACCACGGTTAGAATCCGCGTCCTGCGGTTCTGTTGTTTGCGGGCGTACTCACCGCCCTCCTGCAACTCCTTCTTCCACTTCGGGTTGCCCATCGTGAGCACCTGCATGATGATCGAAGCGCTGATGTAGGGGCCCAGACCCAGCGCAAAGATCGACATCCGGCGGAACGCGCCGCCGCCGATCGTGTTCATCATTCCGAAGAACGGGTTGTTTTTCAGCAGTTCCATGAGATCGTCTGGGCTAAAGCCCGGAACTGGAACCGGTACGTGCACACCGATGACGTAGATCGTGAATACGAAAATGACGAACTTCAGCCGCTGACGCAGATCGGGATCGGCCCATGCAAGACGGAACGTGTCGGCAAGATTGAGCTTGAGGCCCTTATCTCCTGGACCGCCTACGCCGCCGCCTAAGCTCACAGATTGCTGACCTCGCCTCCGGCGTCCTCGATAGCCTTCACAGCGGCTTTCGAAAACTTGTGAGCGCTCACCTTAAGCTTTTTCGTCAACTTTCCAAAGGCAAGCACCTTTACGCCATCCTTGCGATTCTTGAACAGACCGTTCGCCTTGAACTCCTCAGGGCCGACCGATGCGCCAGCCTTGAACAGCTTCTCAAGGTCGTCGAGGTTCACGATCACAAACTCCTTGTGGGTCACGTTGCGGAAGCCTTTCTTCACGGGCAAGCGGCGGTGAAGCGGAGTCTGGCCGCCTTCAAATCGAGGATTGATGTTCCGCTTGGCCTTCTGCCCTTTCGTGCCTCGGCCTGCGGTCTTTCCCTTTCCACTGCCGATCCCTCTCCCAAGGCGCTTTTTGCGCTTGGCGGAGCCCTTGGCAGGTCGTAGTTCGTGCAGTGCCATCGTTTACTGTTCCTTCTTCTTGCTCGCCGACTTCTTATCGGACTTGCTCTTGCCACCTATCTCAGCGAACGCTCGGCGCTTTGCCGCCGGCGCCTTCTTTGCCGCAGGCTTCTTGGCCGCAGGTTTCTTCTTTGCAGGCTTCTTTTCGGCTGGCTTTTTCGCAGCCGCCTTCTTCTTCGTTGCGGGCTTCTTTGGCGCATCCTCTACCGTCGGGGCTTGTACGACTGCCGGGGCTGCAGCGGCTTTCTGCTTGGCCTCCTTTTTAGGCACACCGTCCACCTCGACCATTTCGATCAGGTGATCGATGTTCCGCAGCATGCCTCGTATCGCCGGAGTATCGTTCTTGAACACCGTTCTGCCGGTCTTTTTCAGGCCGAGCGCCTGAACGGTGCGTCGATTTCTAGGCGTACTCCCGATCACGCTCCGCTTGAGAGTTATCTTAAGCATTGTCAGACTCTTCCTTGCGAGCCTTCGCAAGCCAAGGCACTATCTCGTTCACATCGACCCCTCGTCTCGCCGCGATATCTTCGGGCCGCTGGAGCGACTTGAACGCGATCAGCGTTGCCTGCGCGATGTTCGTCGCGTTGCGGCTGCCGAGACACTTTGCCAGCACGTCGTGAACGCCCGCTGCTTCCAGGCAGTGCCGCAGGGCGCTGCCTGCCTTCACGCCTGTTCCCGGCGAGGCGGGCTTTAGGAAAATCCTGGAAGCGCCAAAGGTCGCCGACACCTCGTGCGGGATCGTTCGCCCCAGCAGCTCGATGTTGAACATGTTCTTTCGGGCGGTCTCTTCCGCCTTGCGGATCGCGTCTGGAATTCCTCGTGCTTTGCCGTGACCGATCCCAACTCGGCCCTTGTTGTCCCCGACAACGACGATCATCGACCACGACGCAGTCTTGCCGCCCTTGTGGGTCTTGAACACTTTGTTGGATCGGATGATTCTGACGTCGAGCTGCGGCCCCTCCTGATCGCGCCGCATCGATTGTCGTTTTCCGACTAGTCTTGGTCCACGTCGTGCCATCTATCTAAAACTCCAACCCCGCTTCTCTCGCGCCTTCCGCCAAGCTTGCGACGACGCCTTGGTAACGAAACCCGCCTCGGTCGAAAACGACACGCTTGATGCCAGCCTCCGTCGCCCTCTTCGCGATCTCCTGGCCGACGACTTTCGCACCGGCGACCGTGTTGGACGCCGACAACGACTTCTCTAGCGAACTCGCCGCGCAAAGCGTGTGGCCTCTCACGTCATCGACCACTTGAGCCGAGATGTGCTTGTTGCTGCGAAAGATCGACAGCCTCGGGCAATCCCCAGTGCCGATAATCCGCTTCCGCAGTCGCTTGTGGCGGATAATCCGCATTTTGCTTCGTGTGATTGTCGCCATGTCAAGGTTTCCTTACGCGGTGATCGCCCTCTTGCCAGGTCGCAACTTGACGTATTCGCCTTTGTATCGCAGACCCTTGCCCTTGTAAGGATCGGGCTTTCGCACCTTGCGAATGTTGGCAGCGATCTGCCCAACGAGCGCCTTGTCGATCCCGCTCACAGAAATCTCGGTCACCTTGCCGCGCGCTTCGGCCGAGACCTCGATCGTGATTCCTTCAGGCGCTTCGATCGTCACATCGTGCGAATAACCGACCAACAGGGTTAGCACCTTCCCCTGCATTGCAGCGCGAAAACCAACGCCGTGAATCTCAAGCGTCTTGCCGTGGCCGTTCGTCACGCCCTCGATCATGTTGCTGATCAAGGTCCGCGCGAGGCCGTGCTGCGACCGGTTGACGCGATGGTTGTCCGGCCGGCTGAGCGTAATCATCCCGTCTTTTTCGACGATCGTCAGGGACGTCGAGACGTGCTGGCTCAGCTCGCCCTTCGGCCCTTTCACGGTCACGCTGCCGGTCGCGATCGACACGGTGACGCCGCTCGGAACCGGGATCGGCCTCAGTCCTACTCTCGACATGTCATCAGCCTCCTACCAGACCTCGCACAGCACTTCGCCGCCAACGTTTCTGCGCCGCGCCTCTCGGTCGGTCATCACCCCCGAGCTTGTCGTTAAAATCCTGGTTGCCAAGCCGCTTCTCACGGGCTTCAAACCCGACTGTCCGCGGTAAATCCGCAGGCCCGGCTTGCTGATCCGGCGAATTGTGCGGATGATCGGTTCGTTCTTGGAATCGTATCTAAGCTGGACGCGAATCGTAGGGAACTTTGTCTCCGACAAGACCTCGGACGAGGTCACGTAACCCTCCAGCTCAAGAATCTTGAGGATCTCAAGCTTGATCTTCGACATCGGAACATCGATGAACTCCGCATGAGCCATCAGGCCGTTCCGGATGCGGGTCAGCAGGTCTGCGATGGGGTCTGTGTACATGCTTGCCTACCAGCTCGACTTGACGACGCCGGGGAGCAGGCCGTTATGGGCGTTCTCGCGGAAGCAGATCCGGCAGATCCCGAAGTACCTCATGTAGCCGCGCGCCCTGCCGCAAAGGCTGCACCGCTGGTAGCCGCGGACTTTGAACTTGGGCTTTAGCTTCTGCTTGACGATAAGACACTGTTTGGCCATAAATGATCCCGCCGTTCCCGAGTTGGTTTGCTTGGGCTGGCCACTCTGAAGAAGTTGCGCCCTCACACCTGACCCGTGGTCTGGTTTTTGTGCTGGCCTCGTGCGCCAGCGGAACCGGATGATACCACTTGGCTCGATTTAGGTCTGGGGCTGTAGAATGGGGCCGTGTTAGGTCTGTTGCTTCTTGTAACTGGGTTCAAATCGGAGCTTCCCGAGCCGTTCGCGATCGTGCCAGAGCCGAAATACTACGTTCCTGCTACTGGAGAGGGTGTTGAGCCTAATTCGCTGCGCTCGATTGAACTGCCTGCCGAAGCGACCGATCTCGTGTTGCCGTACAACCTGGACCATCTAATCAGGGCACAGGCGAGCGCTCGAGTGCTGACTTCGATTCACGACCTTGATTTACCGGGAGACGAGGGGTATCGGCTGCAGATTATGCCTGGGACGGTGATCATCGTCGGCGAGAGCGCGGCAGGAGTGTTCTACGGCCTGCAGACCCTAGCACAACTCGCCGAAGACGCGACCGAAGCTGGCATCGCCATCCCTGGAATGATGATCCAGGACTGGCCGGATATCCCTTACCGTGCCGTCCACTTCGACACAAAGCACCATTTGGACACGATCGATACGTATTACGACGCGATCGACCGGCTCGCGAACCTTAAGGTGAACGCGATCGTGTGGGAGTTCGAGGACAAGCTTCGGTATCGCCGTCAGCCCAAAGTCGGCGCCGATCATGCGATCTCGATCGAGCAGATGCAGGCTCTGACCCGGTACGCGCGCAAACGGTTCATCGAGATCAGCCCGCTCGTG belongs to Armatimonadota bacterium and includes:
- a CDS encoding DNA-directed RNA polymerase subunit alpha; its protein translation is MPYIHTLESTDTYTKFVLEPLERGYGQTIGNGLRRVLLSSIYGAAVVAVKIEKVLHEFAPIPGVREDTTELLLNLRELAIKVEFEDTPPEEITLKIDVKGTGRVTGADIVCPEGVEIANPDCYIATIGDKRSSLRAELYVGYGTGYVLPERQEKFKGMIGVIPTGSQFTPVKKVNYIVEQTRVGTRTDYERLILEVWTNGAVAPNDAVTQAANILDRYLKLFFELGKAGLPVDVEEEEEVPSELANIPELKIEEMDFSQRTFNCLRRAGILNLRQLAVTNEAELSSIRGFGKKSLTEVRDKLEQHSIELKPAKGSYVGIDSLDEEESF
- the rpsK gene encoding 30S ribosomal protein S11, which encodes MARKSSSRGKQKDKRQVAHGHAHVHATFNNTIVTITDPLGNVLCWSSSGIVGFKGSRKGTPFAAQLAAEDSARKAAAHGMKSIDVFVSGPGQGRETAIRSLFLNGLQVKTICDVTPVAHNGCKPPKKRRV
- the rpsM gene encoding 30S ribosomal protein S13 is translated as MARIAGVDLPRGKTILYALRSIYGIGPKHSSEIVEKAGLDPTIRVKDMSDDQIASLRNVIDADYQVEGDLRREIYSNIRRLIEIGSYRGLRHRRGLPVRGQNTRSNARTRKGKAKTVAGRKKVTK
- the rpmJ gene encoding 50S ribosomal protein L36, which encodes MKVRASVKKICDKCKIIKRNGVVRVLCVNPKHKQRQG
- the infA gene encoding translation initiation factor IF-1, with translation MARRGRGGRGRGRPGGGKRRRRSFESKSPDASSDKEEGIELEGVVLENLPNAQFRVKLNETDSEILAYVSGKMRRHWIRILRGDRVKVLISPYDLNRARIVYRFRN
- the map gene encoding type I methionyl aminopeptidase produces the protein MITLKSDSEIAKMREAGKVLASTMREVSELIEPGVTLSKLNRLAERLIVEAGCLPSFKGYRGYPAASCISVNNVVIHGIPDEYELKSGDVVGLDFGVIRDGWHADSAWTFAVGEISDSAQRLLNVTRESLSQGIAKAREGNRLGDIGATVQKYVENNGYQVVREMVGHGIGRDLHEEPSVPNYGKAGKGIRLQSGMTICIEPMVNEGTYKVNTLADGWTIVTADGKLSAHFEHTVAITADGPEILTLPEA
- a CDS encoding adenylate kinase, encoding MSLILIGPPGGGKGTQAELLQERLHLKHISTGDIFRAEIEKGTDLGLEAQRYIKSGNLVPDEITIKMVRSRLDSEDAKKYGFILDGFPRTKRQAIALDKVLEEIGIKLDGVIALEIPEQVVVDRLLARGRQDDMSETIIHRLDVFARQTEPVIRHYSELGCFHKVDGNQPVEDVYAGILKAIKR
- the secY gene encoding preprotein translocase subunit SecY — its product is MSLGGGVGGPGDKGLKLNLADTFRLAWADPDLRQRLKFVIFVFTIYVIGVHVPVPVPGFSPDDLMELLKNNPFFGMMNTIGGGAFRRMSIFALGLGPYISASIIMQVLTMGNPKWKKELQEGGEYARKQQNRRTRILTVVLCLVQGFSLLQFMASSVPSIEALSPMVKFEVAVFWLAGAMFLLWLGEQVSEKGIGNGISLMIFAGIVISLPSVAQLVSTGVANGVVAWWQAVLIVVMFIATTWFIVMFTIAQRRIPIQHMRRNMGTRAMGGRTSYLPISVNMAGVIPVIFAIALIYMPAQFSVAFPPDSVANNILSTIGDFFRPDFTRWEGWIGAGVYMALIFFFTYFWNAMTYNVEDIANNLKRGGSYIPGVRPGKQTKEFLDGVVSKVTFVGALFLSIVALTQFVFPLIANIPNLGLIGGTSLLIMVSVALETMRQIEASILIRQYES
- the rplO gene encoding 50S ribosomal protein L15 — its product is MALHELRPAKGSAKRKKRLGRGIGSGKGKTAGRGTKGQKAKRNINPRFEGGQTPLHRRLPVKKGFRNVTHKEFVIVNLDDLEKLFKAGASVGPEEFKANGLFKNRKDGVKVLAFGKLTKKLKVSAHKFSKAAVKAIEDAGGEVSNL
- the rpmD gene encoding 50S ribosomal protein L30; the encoded protein is MLKITLKRSVIGSTPRNRRTVQALGLKKTGRTVFKNDTPAIRGMLRNIDHLIEMVEVDGVPKKEAKQKAAAAPAVVQAPTVEDAPKKPATKKKAAAKKPAEKKPAKKKPAAKKPAAKKAPAAKRRAFAEIGGKSKSDKKSASKKKEQ
- the rpsE gene encoding 30S ribosomal protein S5 codes for the protein MRRDQEGPQLDVRIIRSNKVFKTHKGGKTASWSMIVVVGDNKGRVGIGHGKARGIPDAIRKAEETARKNMFNIELLGRTIPHEVSATFGASRIFLKPASPGTGVKAGSALRHCLEAAGVHDVLAKCLGSRNATNIAQATLIAFKSLQRPEDIAARRGVDVNEIVPWLAKARKEESDNA
- a CDS encoding 50S ribosomal protein L18; its protein translation is MATITRSKMRIIRHKRLRKRIIGTGDCPRLSIFRSNKHISAQVVDDVRGHTLCAASSLEKSLSASNTVAGAKVVGQEIAKRATEAGIKRVVFDRGGFRYQGVVASLAEGAREAGLEF
- the rplF gene encoding 50S ribosomal protein L6, yielding MSRVGLRPIPVPSGVTVSIATGSVTVKGPKGELSQHVSTSLTIVEKDGMITLSRPDNHRVNRSQHGLARTLISNMIEGVTNGHGKTLEIHGVGFRAAMQGKVLTLLVGYSHDVTIEAPEGITIEVSAEARGKVTEISVSGIDKALVGQIAANIRKVRKPDPYKGKGLRYKGEYVKLRPGKRAITA
- the rpsH gene encoding 30S ribosomal protein S8, with product MYTDPIADLLTRIRNGLMAHAEFIDVPMSKIKLEILKILELEGYVTSSEVLSETKFPTIRVQLRYDSKNEPIIRTIRRISKPGLRIYRGQSGLKPVRSGLATRILTTSSGVMTDREARRRNVGGEVLCEVW
- a CDS encoding type Z 30S ribosomal protein S14, which codes for MAKQCLIVKQKLKPKFKVRGYQRCSLCGRARGYMRYFGICRICFRENAHNGLLPGVVKSSW